The genomic window GTGGCGGCCCGGTCCCGAGGGCGCCGCGCCGTACGCCGTCCGGCTGCCTGAGGGGCCTCGGGTGAACGTTCCCGCCGACCGGTCGCGGTCACCGGTGTCGACATCGGATCACCTACCCTCTTCGGAACGCAGCAGCCGGAACCACAGGATCGACATCAGCACGATCACCAGGAACAGCACATAGCTCATCGCCGCGGCGTAGCCGTAGTTGCCGAAGCCGAACTGGTTGTAGATGTGGTACGAGACCGACAACGTCGAGTTGAGCGGGCCGCCCTGGGTCATCACCAGCGGCTCCTCGAAGAACTGCAGGTAACCGATGGTGGCGATGACCCCGACGAAGAGCAGGGTCGGGCGCAGCGCGGGCAGCGTCACGTACCGCAGCTGTTGCCAGGTGGTCGCCCCGTCGATGCGCGCCGCCTCGTACAGTTCCTGCGGGATGGCCTGCAGACCGGCAAGGAAGATCACCATCTGGTAGCCGAGGTTGCGCCAGGCAGCCATCACGATCAGCGACGGCAGGGCGAACCGCGTGTCGAAGAGCCAGTTCGGCCCGTCCACTCCGACGAGTCCCAGCAGGCTGTTGAGCAGACCGGAGTCCGGTTGGAGCAGGAATCGCCAGACCACGGAGATCGCCACGATGCTGGTCACGACGGGCAGGTAGTAGCCGACGCGGAACAGGGACCGGAACCGGGTCAGGCCCGAATTCAGCCCGAGCGCCGCCGCCAGTCCGGCCACCATCGTCAGCGGCACGCCGGCGAACACGAAGATGGCGGTGTTCACCGCGGCCTTGACGAACAGCTCGTCGTGCAGCAGCCGGCTGTAGTTGTGCATCCCGACGACGTTGACGCCGAGCGGGTTGCGCAGGTCGGCGCTGCGGATGTCGGTGAAGCTCATCAGCAGCGAGGCGAGCACGGGCCCGGCCATGAAGACCACGAACAGCACGGTGAAGGGAAGGGCGAAGCCCCAGCCGACCGCGGCCCGACGGAGGCGCAGGCCGCTGCGCCCCCGTCGGTTGGACGCGTCGGACGCGACCGCGGTCATGTCAGGTCCCGGTGCCGATCGAGGTGGCCTGCTGCTGCATCGCCTTGGCGGCGTCCTCCGCCTTCAGTCCCGTCTTGCACATCTTCTCGACCTCGCCGTCGATCGCCGCGGCCACCTGCTCCCAGGTGGCGATGGTGGGCGGCGACTTGGCGTCCTCGAGTTGCTTGCCGAACGCCGACAGCTGGGGGTCGCCGCTCAGCGCCGGGTCGTCCCAGCCCTTCTTGGCCGCGGGCAGGTCGTTGACCGTCTTGTACCACTTGGCCTGCACCTCGGGGCGGGAGAGGTAGGAGACGAACTTCCAGCCGCCGTCGCGGTTCTTCGCGTCCTTGAACACCGCCAGATCTCCACCGCCGACGAACGACGTGCCCGACTGCTTGGTGGGCATCGGCCACAGGTCGTACTTGCCGGCGCCGCCCTGGTCCTTCAGTACGCCGATGTGCCAGGGACCGGAGACGAACGCGCCGATCTGGCCCTTGACGAACGCCGGCTCAAGGGCGCCCTGCGGCAGGTCCTTGGGTGCGAGACCCTCGTCGAAGAAGGACTTGTAGAAAGCGAAGGCCTCGACCGCCTCCGGGCTGTCGAGGGTGAACTTCCCGTCCTTGGCCACGTCGCCGCCGTTCTGCCAGACGAACGGCATGACGGTCTGCCAGGAACCGGTCTGGCCGGGCTGGAGGTTGACGCCCCACTTGGCGCCACCCTTGTCCTTGAGCGCCTTGATCGCTGACTTGAA from Micromonospora kangleipakensis includes these protein-coding regions:
- a CDS encoding carbohydrate ABC transporter permease, which produces MTAVASDASNRRGRSGLRLRRAAVGWGFALPFTVLFVVFMAGPVLASLLMSFTDIRSADLRNPLGVNVVGMHNYSRLLHDELFVKAAVNTAIFVFAGVPLTMVAGLAAALGLNSGLTRFRSLFRVGYYLPVVTSIVAISVVWRFLLQPDSGLLNSLLGLVGVDGPNWLFDTRFALPSLIVMAAWRNLGYQMVIFLAGLQAIPQELYEAARIDGATTWQQLRYVTLPALRPTLLFVGVIATIGYLQFFEEPLVMTQGGPLNSTLSVSYHIYNQFGFGNYGYAAAMSYVLFLVIVLMSILWFRLLRSEEGR
- a CDS encoding sugar ABC transporter substrate-binding protein, with translation MRTGTRRGVAVALAAVLALSGCGRDGGGGNQGAAKPVGEGKAKGDITVWAMGTEGEKLSVIADDFMKENPDAKVTVTAVPWDGAHDKLATAIAGKQTPDVSLIGTTWMGEFAKTGGLDVTPSDLIKKDDFYEGAWNTTVVDGTSYGVPWYVETRLLYVNKAVATKAGVTTPPKDWDEFKSAIKALKDKGGAKWGVNLQPGQTGSWQTVMPFVWQNGGDVAKDGKFTLDSPEAVEAFAFYKSFFDEGLAPKDLPQGALEPAFVKGQIGAFVSGPWHIGVLKDQGGAGKYDLWPMPTKQSGTSFVGGGDLAVFKDAKNRDGGWKFVSYLSRPEVQAKWYKTVNDLPAAKKGWDDPALSGDPQLSAFGKQLEDAKSPPTIATWEQVAAAIDGEVEKMCKTGLKAEDAAKAMQQQATSIGTGT